Within the Irregularibacter muris genome, the region ATTTAAAGATGAATTGATGGCTGGCTCCGGTAATGTCACGGTGTGGATCAACTCGCCCGGCGGTGATGTTTTCGCTGCTGCACAGATTTATAACATGCTAATGGAATATACCGGAAAGGTCACCGTGAAGATCGACGGATTGGCAGCAAGTGCGGCATCAGTTATTGCTATGGCAGGTGGTGATGTATATATGTCGCCCGTTTCTATGCTGATGATCCATAATCCTTCGACCATTGCTATCGGCGACAGTGAGGAAATGCTCCGCGCCAAAGCCCTGCTGGATGAGGTCAAGGAAAGCATCATCAACGCATATGAACTGAAATCCGGGCTATCCCGCGCAAAGCTATCGCATCTCATGGATGCGGAGACTTGGATGAATGCGAACAAAGCCATTGAGCTTGGCTTCGCTGACAAAATACTGTTCACAGAGGATGAAAATCGTACCTCTCTGGATACAGGGCAAGGACTTATATTTTCCCGTGCAGCTGTGTGCAACTCCCTACTTGGGAAAATACCCAAAAAATCAAAACCGAAAACAGGTACCCCGATAGAGTCGCTGGAAAAGCGGCTCTCTTTAATTTCACACTAATTTGAAGGAGGAAATTACAATGAGTAAGATTCTTGAATTGCGCGAAAAGCGCGCTAAGGCATGGGATGCAGCAAAGGCGTTCCTTGATACGAAACGTGGTGGCGATGGGCTACTGTCCGCCGAGGATACCACTACTTACGAGAAGATGGAAAACGACGTCGTCGCATTAGGTAAAGAAATTGAGCGTCTCGAGCGTCAGGCCTCTATCGACTTGGAACTCTCAAAAGCAACCAGCAATCCCATTACAAATGCTCCATCCAAAGGAGCTGAAGAAAAGACCGGTCGTGCATCCGCCGAATACAGGAAAGCGTTCTGGAATGCTATGCGTACTCGTGCAGGAGAAGGACTTGATGTAAACGTAAGAAATGCCCTGCAAATAGGTACAGACACAGAGGGTGGTTATCTCGTACCTGACGAGTTTGAGCGTACGCTGGTGGAGGCCCTCGAGGATGAGAACATCTTCCGTTCACTGGCCAATGTTATCACCACATCTTCCGGTGATAGGAAAATTCCAGTTGTAGCTACCAAAGGTACTGCTTCATGGGTCGATGAAGAAGGCATTATTCCAGAGAGCGATGACAGCTTCGGTCAGGTGTCTATCAGTGCCTATAAACTGGCAACCTTGATCAAAGTCTCCGAGGAGTTGCTGAACGATTCCGTGTTCAACCTCGAAGCCTACATCTCAAAAGAGTTCGCAAGACGTATCGGCAATAAAGAAGAGGAAGCTTTCTTCACCGGTGATGGCTCCGGTAAACCGACTGGCATCCTTGCCGCTACAGGTGGTGCCCAAATCGGTGTAACTACAGCAGGTGCTACAGCAATCACCATGGATGAGGTGCTCGACCTGTTCTACTCACTTAAGGCTCCTTACCGAAACAGGGCTGTATTCGTTATGAACGATGCTACTGTAAAGGCAATACGTAAGCTAAAGGACGGTCAGGGCCAGTACCTTTGGCAGCCTTCACTTCAGGCAGGCACGCCTGATACCATCATGAACCGCCCTCTGTACACCTCTGCATATGTGCCAACTATTGCTGCGACCGCCAAGAGCATCGTGTTTGGCGACTTCAGCTATTACTGGGTAGCCGACCGTCAGGGACGTATGTTCAAGAGATTAAACGAGCTTTATGCAGTCACCGGGCAAGTAGGCTTTGTAGCTACCCAGCGTGTGGACGGTAAGCTGATCCTGCCGGAGGCTATCAAGGTTCTCCAGCAGCACGCATAAGGAGGGCTGACCTATGAGTTATAACTCAAAGAATTATATGGAACAGGGCGGCGAAAAGTGGATCATCGGTGGCACACTGGAAGTCCTGCCGGGAGCCTCGGTAACGGGGCTTCCTGCTGCAGAGAATCAGGTGGATAGCACGGCCACCGATGTTGCTGGTCTGGTCGCGGATTTCAATGCCCTTCTCGCCAAGCTAAAAGCGGCGGGTTTGATGGCGGCAGACGAATAATGACCGGAAGGAGGCGGATGGCATGACAACAGATAATCTTCTCCCCAAAGTAAAAGCGAACCTGATCCTGGCACATGATGCAGACGACGGCCTTCTGCTGCATTACATCAAAGCCGCCGTTTCCTACGCGGAGAGCTACCAACATGTTGCTGAGGGATATTATACTGAAAACACTATGCCGCCCACTACTGAACAGGCAGTAATCATGCTGTCGAGTCATTTCTACGAAAGCAGGGATGGCTCGACGGCTGGTTTCTTTGCCGATAGCGTGCAGGCAGGTCAACAAGTTTGGAACACAGTAAACTTGCTACTCCGCCTTGACCGGGATTGGAAGGTGTAGATTATGAGCTTTGGAAAGATGAACACCTTTATAGATATTATTGAGACAGTAACTATAAAAGACTCGGAGGGCTTCAGCACTGAGATTGACAATATTGTTGCTTCCATCAAAGCATATCGGGAAGGTCGGCACGGCACCGAAATGTGGGCGAACAGAGCCGCATTTTCAGAAGCCACCGACCTTTTCCGTTTCCGATGTATTCCCGGTGTCACCGTTACAACCGCAATGCTTATTGCTTGTGAAGACGGACGGTTTGAAATCACCTCGGTGGAGGATGTCAAAGGTCGTGGAATGTACATTGAAGTACTCGCTAAGGAGGTGAAGCCCAGTGGCTAAAGTAACTATGAAAATGCCGGAGGACTTTCTTCTGAAGGTTTCCCGGTTGAACGATAAAACTGATGAAATCATCCCTCGTGTGCTTAAGGCTGGCGGTGAGGTTGTGATTGATAAGGTAAAGTCTAATCTTAATTCAGCGGTTGGTCGTGACACAAAGTATCCTTCGCGTTCCACCGGAGAGCTTGTAGCAGCATTGGGGGTTTCACCCGCTTTACAGGATAGAGATGGAAACTACAACGTTAAAATCGGCTTTTCCGAACCACGTCGTGATGGAAGCAGCAATGCAAAGATAGCCAATATCATCGAATACGGAAAATCGGGTCAACCGGCAAAACCATTCTTAAAGCCAGCGAAAAGCACCAGTAGAAAGCCGTGCATCGAAGCGATGAAAGCAAAGCTGGATGAGGAGGTAAATAGGATATGAGTCTACTTTCAGATTTGAGCGAAGTCCTGGAACCACTTAATATTCCTATTGAAACTGGTGTGTTCAGTGGTGTGCTACCTGACGAATATCTGGTCTTTATCCCTCTGACGGACATTTTTGAAGTTCACGCGGATAACCGCCCCGGCTTTGATGTGCAGGAAGTGAGGATATCACTTTTCTCAAAAGGTAATTACCAACAGCGGAAAAAGCAGATTACTACGGCTTTGCTGAATGCGGATTTCACCGTGACTGAACGACGGTACATCGGACACGAAGACGATACCGGATATCACCATTACGCCATTGATGTGGCAAAAAACTATGGATTGGAGGAATAACACATGGCAACTATCGGTCTTGACAGACTGTACTATTCAAAGATAACCGAAGATTCTAGCGGTGTAGAGACCTATGCTGTACCTTCGGTGCTTGCTAAAGCTATTACCGCCGAGCTTTCGGTGGAATTAATTGAGGCGATTCTATATGCGGACGATGGTGCTGCAGAAGTTGTAAAAGACTTTAATAGCGGCACGCTCACCCTCGGCGTGGATGACATTGGCCCAACTGTCGCTGCAGATCTAACCGGAGCATCAACCGATGACAACGGTGTGCTGATCTCCGCCAGTGAGAATGTGGGTACACCTGTTGCTGTAGGCTTCAGAGCGCAGAAGGCCAACGGCACATATCGTTATTTTTGGCTTTATCGCGTAAAATTTGGCCTACCCGCAACAAACCTGCAGACAAAGGCGGATTCTATCACCTTCTCTACGCCAACCATCGAAGGAACGGTTATGCGTAGAAACAAATTGGACGGCATGGGCAAACACCCATGGAAAGCGGAGGTCACCGAAGGCGACGCAGGCGTATCTTCTGCAACTATAACCGGTTGGTTCACTGAAGTTTACGAGCCTGTCTACACACCGGAACCGTAGGAGGATTGAACTATGGATAATGAGAGAAGCGCAGCAATCAACATCGGCGGTAAAGACTATGAACTGATTCTGACCACACGTGCGACAAAAGCGATTGCCGGTCGTTATGGCGGGCTTGAAAACCTCGGAGAAAAACTCATGAAATCCGAGAACTTCGAGATGGCCCTGGACGAGATCGTTTGGCTAATCACACTGCTGGCAAACCAGTCAATCTTAATTCGCAACCTTAAAAATAAGAACACGCCAGAGGATTTGCTCACCGAAGAAGAGGTGGAACTTCTCACTTCACCGCTTGACTTAGCGGCATATAAAAATGCAATTACCGAGGCGATGTTCAAAGGTACAAAGCGCAATGTAGAAAGTGAGGAGGAAACTCTAAAAAACGTGGAAGTCGGGTAACGGACGCTGAAGTCTTTACCCGGCTTCTTTATTATGGAACAGTTCAGATGGGTATGGATGCGGAGGAATTCTGGCTCATGCCCATCGGACTGTTCTTTGATTTATGGACCTGCCACAAGCAATGGCACGGAATTGAAAAGCCGAAGAAAACCCGGACAATTGATGACATTATCCCGCCGGGTATATAGGAGGAGGTGAAGATATGGCGGACAATTTTGGCTTAAAAATAGGCGTTGAGGGTGAGCGTGAATTTAAGAACGCTCTTTCTGAAATCAATCAGTCATTTAAGGTGCTCGGCAGCGAAATGACCCTTGTTACCAGCCAGTTTGATAAAAACGATAAATCCATACAATCGGTTGCCGCTCGGAATGCGGTTCTGAATAAAGAAATTGACGCACAGAAAGAGAAGATTTCCACCCTTAAAGCTGCTCTTGATAACTCCTCCTCCTCTTTTGGCGAAAATGACCGCCGCACGCAGAACTGGCAGATTCAGCTGAACAAGGCACAAGCTGAACTCAACGGTATGGAGCGTGAACTTGCGCAGTCCACTATCGAAGCGGATAACCTCGGTGCAGAATTAGACGATTCTGGCAAAAGAGCAGAAGATGCTGGTGGCAGGTTTGATAAACTTGGTGGCGTACTTAAGGGCATTGGTTTGGCGATGGGCACAGTTGCCGTTGCCGCCGGAGCTGCCGCAATTAAGTTGGGCAAAGAAGTGGTCACTCAATTTGGCGAGTTGGAGCAAAACTTGGGTGGTTCAGAGGCGGTTTTCGGTGCATACGCTGCGTCGATTCAGAAAACTGGTGAAGAAGCCTATAAAAACCTCGGTGTCTCCCAAAGCGAGTATCTCGCTACTGCCAACAAAATGGGTGCGTTGTTCCAAGGTTCTGGTATACAGCAACAGAAAAGCCTTGAACTAACCGAAAAAGCCATGCAACGTGCCGCAGACATGGCATCCGTTATGGGAATAGATATGTCTACTGCGATGGAAGCTGTCACAGGTGCTGCAAAGGGCAACTTCACCATGATGGATAACCTCGGTGTTGCTATGAACGCTACCAACATCCAAGCCTACGCTCTTGCAAAGGGTCTGGATTTTACTTGGAATACCGCAACACAAGCGGAAAAAGCCGAAGTTGCAATGCAGATGTTTTTTGAGAACACCGAGCAGTATGCTGGCAACTTTGCGAAAGAATCAACTCAGACCATTTCTGGTTCGATTGGATTGTTACAAGCTGCGGTTGGCTCTTTTACAGCAGGACTTGGCAATGCCAATGCGGATATGACAAATCTGACTGAGAATCTTGTTGATGCTTTCGAGGCGGTTGTCACTAATATCGTACCGGTTTTAGAGAATATCGTAGCAGCATTACCAACTGCGACGGGCGCAATTTTAGCAGCGGTAGCAGACTTGCTTCCAATGCTTCTTGAATTAGTCACAAATATATTCAAGCAGGTACTGGAGGCTATTTTGAACCTTTTACCTGAGCTTATCCCGGCGGCGGTTAGTGCTCTAATGACAATTGTCGGAGCGTTGATTGATAATCTTCCATTGCTCATAAATGCAGCAATAGAACTGGTCACAGCGCTTGTGGAGGGTATTGGCATTGCTTTACCTAAGCTCATACCCGCAGCAGTTTCGGCGGTCACGAAGATTGTTCAAGGTTTGATTGAGAACCTGCCTATGCTGTTGGATGCGGCTTTGCAGTTGATTATAGGATTAGCGCAGGGATTGGTGGACGCGATACCTCAGCTTGTTTCTGCCTTGCCTGCCATCATCGAAGCACTGGTGGATTTTCTGATTGAATCTATTCCAGAGATTATCGATGCGGGTATTCAATTGCTGACTTCACTGGTGACAGCATTGCCTACCATCATTACGGCAGTTGTGGAAGCAATCCCGCAAATCATCGACAGTATTATTAATGCAGTCATTGGATCGATTCCCATGATTATTGATGCAGGCATCAGGCTCCTGATATCACTAATTCAGGCTCTTCCTCAGATTATTACTACTGTTGTAGCGGCGATTCCAAAGATCATAACCTCACTTGTAAACGCTATTGTAGGTAATATCGATAAGATCATCCTGGCCGGTGTTCAGCTGTTTGTGGCACTAATTGCAAACCTGCCAAGGATAATTGTGGAGGTTGTTAAAGCAGTTCCACAGATCATCTCAGGATTGGTTAGAGCCTTTACCGGTTATATAAGCTCAATGGCCCAAGTGGGTGGCAATTTGATTAAAGGATTGTGGAATGGTATTTCAGACGCAGGTGCTTGGCTATGGAATAAGATTTCAGGATTTTTCGGTAATGTGGTATCGAAGATTAAGAACTTCTTCGGTATCAACTCCCCTTCAACTCTATTTGCTGGAATTGGTCGCAATATGGGTGAAGGCATCGGTGTGGGCTTCGAGGATGCAATGGCAGTAGTTTCAAGGGATATGCAAAATGCGGTACCCACAAACTTGGATTTGAATTACAGAGGATTGTCAGGACAAGGCAGTGCCACCGGAACAAGCATCACGCAAAATCTCTCGGTGGTAACACCAAAGGCTCTATCCGAAAAAGAACTGGCACGGGAGTTCAAAAACATGTCCCGCAAGCTGGCACTTGAATATTAAAGGAGGTCTGACTATGGAACTTACTTATATTAATGCAGATGGCAGGAGCATTACACTCAAACAAAGCCGCCCGTATTTCATTACCAAGATAGACGGCACAGGCAACATACGTCAGACCGTTAACACCTTCAAAGCGCCGGACCAAGATGGCGCTTTTTATATTTCTTCTACACTGGATATGCGAAACATCATACTGGAGGGTACGGTCGTAGCAGATACACCTGACGAGGCTTTTACACGACGACAGCGCTTCCTTCAGATATTTAGCCCTAAGCTGAATGGAACACTCATCTATCGTGAACGTCAAATTGCCTGCGTTGTAGAGGAAGCGGGTTTTACCGTTTCCACCAGGCAGCGGATACCCAACTTTTTTGTCAGTCTGCTTTGCCCGTCTCCCTTCTTCGAGACACTGGATGAAGTACGTGAGGAACTGGCATCTTGGATACCTTTATTCGAGTTTGAACTGGAAATACCTGAAAGTGGCATGGAGTTTGGAATGCGCCAGCCCAGTCAGATCATCACGGTGGACAACATCGGCGATGTTTCCTGTGGGTGCGAGATTGTATTCCAAGCGCTGGGAACGGTGACGAATCCAGAACTATTAAATATTGATACCGGGGAATACATCCGCCTTCTCACTACAATGAATGCCGGAGATGAACTTCGTGTATATACCCATTTCGCTGGTAAGCGAGTAGTCAGCATCAATGGCTCTGTGGTAACAAATGCTTTCTCCCTGTTGGACACCAATTCGGTATTTTTCCAGCTTTCCGCAGGCATTAACACTTTGCGCTACGATGCTTCAGTCAATATGGAACTGCTTGAAGTAAGCATTTACTATCGTCCGCAGTTTCTGGGGGTGTGAGTATGCAACTATATATCTACAATCCAAACCGGGAGCTTACGGGTATTGTGGAGTCTTTTGAGTACCTGCGTTGGACACGGCGTTACTCTCAGTGTGGTTCATTTGAGCTAAAAGCCATTGCAACACAGGAGAACACCGCGCTCTTAAAAGAAGGGAACATCATTTGGAAGAACGATGATGAGGAAGCCGGAATTATTGAGCATCTCGAATTGTCTCAATCCGAGCATGAGATTATCACTGCGAGCGGCCGCTTTGCTACATCCTTCCTCGCCCGTCGTATTTTGTGGCAAACTGAGATACTTTCCGGAGATCTTTCTGACTGTGCCCTGCAGCTGATAAATAATAATCTCATCAACCCTACTGACACAGCTCGGCAGATTACTGGAATATCCTTCTCGTCTCCAAACTTAGGTATTCCTGTTAGTACCCAGATATCATATCGGAATCTGATGGATTCTGTGACGGAACTTTGCGTCGCTTCGGATATTGGTATTAAGACTGTGTTCACTCCTGCTACAGGTATTTTTACAGTGACGCTGTATAACGGAGCCAACTCCCAGGCCGTATTCTCAAAGGAGTACGAGAATCTGACTGAACAGATATATACAGAGAGTGTAGCGGATTACGCTAATACTGCACTCATCGGTGGCGAGGGTGAAGGCGCAGACCGTACATTTGTCGCCATCACAAGCGGTTCTGGGGAGACTCGCCGCGAAATATTCGTGGATGCCAAAGACCTACGGACTGAGGACTTTGGAACAGATTACGTCAATACTCTGACTTTTCGAGGTCAGAGTAAGCTGAATGAGCAGGCAATACGATATACGTTTGACACATCGGTCAATCCGCATGGCAACTTGACTTACAAGATAGACTTCGACCTTGGGCAGACCGTCAAAGTAATCTCCAAGGCATGGGGCGTATCCATGACAACTAGAATCACCGAGATCGAAGAAACATATGACGCGGATGGGCAGAGTATCAGCGTAGTGTTTGGAAAGGCTGAGCTAACTATAGCGCAGAAAGTCCGCTCTGACATGAGCGAGGTTAAAACAGCACTATTGGCCCCAACTGGTATATCCGAAGTTGCCGAAGCCCTAAGCGTCGTGGAAGGAACACTGGGTGACTTGACGCAGGTGGACCCGAAAATTCAGGGTGATGACGTCGCGGATACCTTCAACAACCTGTTTGGGAAACTTCCTGCACTCGAAATTTTTGTAGGTGCAGGTACCATATCGGTCGGTCAGTATGCCTTGTACAACATGGTACCAGGAGATACTTTATATTTCACCTCGTACAGTGGTAACAAATTCAGCGACCAGCCAAGTGAAAATGGACACGTATTTTTAACAAAGCATAATGGGGATAACACGGGCTATGGCTATCAGCGAGCAATGGGTTTCTTTATCAGTAGGGACACTATGACGTTTTATGTAATTTCTGTTTTCGTATTCAATAACCTATCTGGGCAGGCGAACTGGCTCAACATCAATAATGAACCAATAACTATGACTAGGCTTGCAAACGCAGCAGTCACCGGCGTAAAGATCGCAGATCGTACAATTACCGCTTCTAAAATTTCATCTGCGTTTACAGACTACTCTACGACAGAACAAAACACAGGGCGTTTATGGATTGATGGTAAGACGATTTATCGAAAGCACGTGAATCTTGGGTCACTTACTAATACGACACCGAAAAGCGTAGCTCATGGTATATCAAACATCAGCACTGTTGTCAGTTTAACAGGCTTTGCGACAAACGGTACTGTATTCTTGCCGCTGCCACTTGCTCGTTACAACAACTTCGCCTCGCAAATCGGGCTTTATATGGATACAACCAATGTCGTTGTCGAACCTGGTAATGACCGGACATCATATACGGGTTATGTGGTTATTGAGTATACGAAAACTGTTTAATAAGGAGGAAAATA harbors:
- a CDS encoding head maturation protease, ClpP-related gives rise to the protein MRKFWNWVRDEATEERTLYLNGEISDETWWGDEVTPKLFKDELMAGSGNVTVWINSPGGDVFAAAQIYNMLMEYTGKVTVKIDGLAASAASVIAMAGGDVYMSPVSMLMIHNPSTIAIGDSEEMLRAKALLDEVKESIINAYELKSGLSRAKLSHLMDAETWMNANKAIELGFADKILFTEDENRTSLDTGQGLIFSRAAVCNSLLGKIPKKSKPKTGTPIESLEKRLSLISH
- a CDS encoding phage major capsid protein; this encodes MSKILELREKRAKAWDAAKAFLDTKRGGDGLLSAEDTTTYEKMENDVVALGKEIERLERQASIDLELSKATSNPITNAPSKGAEEKTGRASAEYRKAFWNAMRTRAGEGLDVNVRNALQIGTDTEGGYLVPDEFERTLVEALEDENIFRSLANVITTSSGDRKIPVVATKGTASWVDEEGIIPESDDSFGQVSISAYKLATLIKVSEELLNDSVFNLEAYISKEFARRIGNKEEEAFFTGDGSGKPTGILAATGGAQIGVTTAGATAITMDEVLDLFYSLKAPYRNRAVFVMNDATVKAIRKLKDGQGQYLWQPSLQAGTPDTIMNRPLYTSAYVPTIAATAKSIVFGDFSYYWVADRQGRMFKRLNELYAVTGQVGFVATQRVDGKLILPEAIKVLQQHA
- a CDS encoding head fiber protein, giving the protein MSYNSKNYMEQGGEKWIIGGTLEVLPGASVTGLPAAENQVDSTATDVAGLVADFNALLAKLKAAGLMAADE
- a CDS encoding head-tail connector protein; translation: MTTDNLLPKVKANLILAHDADDGLLLHYIKAAVSYAESYQHVAEGYYTENTMPPTTEQAVIMLSSHFYESRDGSTAGFFADSVQAGQQVWNTVNLLLRLDRDWKV
- a CDS encoding head-tail adaptor protein gives rise to the protein MSFGKMNTFIDIIETVTIKDSEGFSTEIDNIVASIKAYREGRHGTEMWANRAAFSEATDLFRFRCIPGVTVTTAMLIACEDGRFEITSVEDVKGRGMYIEVLAKEVKPSG
- a CDS encoding HK97 gp10 family phage protein encodes the protein MAKVTMKMPEDFLLKVSRLNDKTDEIIPRVLKAGGEVVIDKVKSNLNSAVGRDTKYPSRSTGELVAALGVSPALQDRDGNYNVKIGFSEPRRDGSSNAKIANIIEYGKSGQPAKPFLKPAKSTSRKPCIEAMKAKLDEEVNRI
- a CDS encoding major tail protein; the protein is MATIGLDRLYYSKITEDSSGVETYAVPSVLAKAITAELSVELIEAILYADDGAAEVVKDFNSGTLTLGVDDIGPTVAADLTGASTDDNGVLISASENVGTPVAVGFRAQKANGTYRYFWLYRVKFGLPATNLQTKADSITFSTPTIEGTVMRRNKLDGMGKHPWKAEVTEGDAGVSSATITGWFTEVYEPVYTPEP
- a CDS encoding phage tail protein, which produces MADNFGLKIGVEGEREFKNALSEINQSFKVLGSEMTLVTSQFDKNDKSIQSVAARNAVLNKEIDAQKEKISTLKAALDNSSSSFGENDRRTQNWQIQLNKAQAELNGMERELAQSTIEADNLGAELDDSGKRAEDAGGRFDKLGGVLKGIGLAMGTVAVAAGAAAIKLGKEVVTQFGELEQNLGGSEAVFGAYAASIQKTGEEAYKNLGVSQSEYLATANKMGALFQGSGIQQQKSLELTEKAMQRAADMASVMGIDMSTAMEAVTGAAKGNFTMMDNLGVAMNATNIQAYALAKGLDFTWNTATQAEKAEVAMQMFFENTEQYAGNFAKESTQTISGSIGLLQAAVGSFTAGLGNANADMTNLTENLVDAFEAVVTNIVPVLENIVAALPTATGAILAAVADLLPMLLELVTNIFKQVLEAILNLLPELIPAAVSALMTIVGALIDNLPLLINAAIELVTALVEGIGIALPKLIPAAVSAVTKIVQGLIENLPMLLDAALQLIIGLAQGLVDAIPQLVSALPAIIEALVDFLIESIPEIIDAGIQLLTSLVTALPTIITAVVEAIPQIIDSIINAVIGSIPMIIDAGIRLLISLIQALPQIITTVVAAIPKIITSLVNAIVGNIDKIILAGVQLFVALIANLPRIIVEVVKAVPQIISGLVRAFTGYISSMAQVGGNLIKGLWNGISDAGAWLWNKISGFFGNVVSKIKNFFGINSPSTLFAGIGRNMGEGIGVGFEDAMAVVSRDMQNAVPTNLDLNYRGLSGQGSATGTSITQNLSVVTPKALSEKELAREFKNMSRKLALEY
- a CDS encoding phage tail family protein, which gives rise to MELTYINADGRSITLKQSRPYFITKIDGTGNIRQTVNTFKAPDQDGAFYISSTLDMRNIILEGTVVADTPDEAFTRRQRFLQIFSPKLNGTLIYRERQIACVVEEAGFTVSTRQRIPNFFVSLLCPSPFFETLDEVREELASWIPLFEFELEIPESGMEFGMRQPSQIITVDNIGDVSCGCEIVFQALGTVTNPELLNIDTGEYIRLLTTMNAGDELRVYTHFAGKRVVSINGSVVTNAFSLLDTNSVFFQLSAGINTLRYDASVNMELLEVSIYYRPQFLGV
- a CDS encoding siphovirus ReqiPepy6 Gp37-like family protein, producing MQLYIYNPNRELTGIVESFEYLRWTRRYSQCGSFELKAIATQENTALLKEGNIIWKNDDEEAGIIEHLELSQSEHEIITASGRFATSFLARRILWQTEILSGDLSDCALQLINNNLINPTDTARQITGISFSSPNLGIPVSTQISYRNLMDSVTELCVASDIGIKTVFTPATGIFTVTLYNGANSQAVFSKEYENLTEQIYTESVADYANTALIGGEGEGADRTFVAITSGSGETRREIFVDAKDLRTEDFGTDYVNTLTFRGQSKLNEQAIRYTFDTSVNPHGNLTYKIDFDLGQTVKVISKAWGVSMTTRITEIEETYDADGQSISVVFGKAELTIAQKVRSDMSEVKTALLAPTGISEVAEALSVVEGTLGDLTQVDPKIQGDDVADTFNNLFGKLPALEIFVGAGTISVGQYALYNMVPGDTLYFTSYSGNKFSDQPSENGHVFLTKHNGDNTGYGYQRAMGFFISRDTMTFYVISVFVFNNLSGQANWLNINNEPITMTRLANAAVTGVKIADRTITASKISSAFTDYSTTEQNTGRLWIDGKTIYRKHVNLGSLTNTTPKSVAHGISNISTVVSLTGFATNGTVFLPLPLARYNNFASQIGLYMDTTNVVVEPGNDRTSYTGYVVIEYTKTV